In the Streptomyces sp. f51 genome, one interval contains:
- a CDS encoding YebC/PmpR family DNA-binding transcriptional regulator — protein MSGHSKWATTKHKKAVIDAKRGKLFAKMIKNIEVAARTGGADVSGNPTLFDAIQKAKKSSVPNKNIDSAVKRGAGLEAGGADYETIMYEGYGPNGVAVLIECLTDNRNRAASDVRVAMTRNGGSMADPGSVSYLFNRKGVIVVPKGELTEDDVLGAVLDAGAEEVNDLGESFEVLSEATDLVAVRTALQGAGIDYDSADANFVPTMQVELDEDGARKIFKLIDALEDSDDVQNVFANFDVSDEVMEKVDA, from the coding sequence ATGTCCGGCCACTCTAAATGGGCTACGACGAAGCACAAGAAGGCCGTGATCGACGCCAAGCGCGGCAAGCTCTTCGCGAAGATGATCAAGAACATCGAGGTCGCGGCCCGCACCGGTGGCGCCGACGTGTCCGGCAACCCGACGCTGTTCGACGCCATCCAGAAGGCGAAGAAGAGCTCGGTCCCGAACAAGAACATCGACTCCGCGGTCAAGCGCGGCGCCGGTCTCGAAGCCGGTGGCGCCGACTACGAGACGATCATGTACGAGGGCTACGGCCCGAACGGTGTCGCCGTGCTCATCGAGTGCCTCACCGACAACCGCAACCGCGCGGCCTCCGACGTGCGCGTCGCCATGACCCGCAACGGCGGCAGCATGGCCGACCCCGGCTCGGTGTCGTACCTGTTCAACCGCAAGGGCGTCATCGTCGTCCCCAAGGGTGAGCTGACCGAGGACGACGTCCTGGGCGCCGTGCTCGACGCGGGCGCCGAGGAGGTCAACGACCTCGGCGAGAGCTTCGAGGTCCTCTCCGAGGCCACCGACCTGGTCGCGGTGCGCACCGCGCTCCAGGGCGCCGGCATCGACTACGACTCCGCCGACGCCAACTTCGTCCCGACCATGCAGGTCGAGCTCGACGAGGACGGCGCCCGGAAGATCTTCAAGCTGATCGACGCCCTGGAGGACAGCGACGACGTGCAGAACGTCTTCGCCAACTTCGACGTCAGCGACGAGGTCATGGAGAAGGTCGACGCCTGA
- the ruvC gene encoding crossover junction endodeoxyribonuclease RuvC — translation MRVLGVDPGLTRCGVGVVEGVAGRPLTMRGVGVVRTPADAELGLRLVAVEQGIEQWLDEYEPEYVAVERVFSQHNVRTVMGTAQASAVAMLCAARRGIPVALHTPSEVKAAVTGNGRADKAQVGAMVTRLLRLAEPPKPADAADALALAICHIWRAPAQNRLQQTAARIGPDRAVAQNRLQQAAAAHAARPASKGRTA, via the coding sequence GTGCGGGTGCTGGGTGTCGACCCCGGGCTGACCCGGTGCGGTGTCGGGGTGGTCGAAGGAGTCGCCGGGCGGCCTCTGACCATGCGGGGAGTCGGAGTCGTACGCACCCCCGCGGACGCCGAACTGGGCCTGCGCCTGGTCGCCGTCGAGCAGGGCATCGAGCAGTGGCTCGACGAGTACGAACCGGAGTACGTCGCCGTCGAGCGGGTGTTCAGCCAGCACAACGTCCGGACCGTGATGGGCACCGCACAGGCCAGCGCCGTCGCCATGCTCTGCGCGGCCCGGCGCGGCATCCCCGTCGCCCTGCACACCCCCAGCGAGGTCAAGGCCGCCGTCACCGGCAACGGACGCGCGGACAAGGCCCAGGTCGGCGCGATGGTCACCCGGCTCCTCCGGCTCGCCGAGCCGCCGAAGCCCGCCGACGCGGCGGACGCCCTCGCGCTCGCCATCTGCCACATCTGGCGCGCCCCCGCCCAGAACAGACTCCAGCAGACCGCCGCGCGGATCGGGCCCGACCGGGCCGTCGCCCAGAACAGACTCCAGCAGGCCGCGGCGGCGCACGCCGCGCGCCCGGCATCGAAAGGCCGTACCGCATGA
- the ruvB gene encoding Holliday junction branch migration DNA helicase RuvB, giving the protein MNWDDTTDEAADERLVGPAAERLVGPVADGEDQAVEAALRPKDLDEFIGQEKVREQLDLVLRAARARGATADHVLLSGAPGLGKTTLSMIIAAEMGAPIRITSGPAIQHAGDLAAILSSLQEGEVLFLDEIHRMSRPAEEMLYMAMEDFRVDVIVGKGPGATAIPLELPPFTLVGATTRAGLLPPPLRDRFGFTAHMEFYEPAELERVVHRSAGLLDVEIGTEGAAEIAGRSRGTPRIANRLLRRVRDYAQVRADGIITREIAGAALKVYEVDARGLDRLDRGVLEALLKLFGGGPVGLSTLAVAVGEERETVEEVAEPFLVREGLLARTPRGRVATPAAWAHLGLTPPRRSTGGNGQEDLFGA; this is encoded by the coding sequence ATGAACTGGGACGACACGACAGACGAAGCCGCGGACGAGCGGCTCGTCGGCCCCGCGGCCGAACGGCTGGTGGGACCGGTCGCCGACGGCGAGGACCAGGCCGTCGAGGCCGCGCTGCGCCCCAAGGACCTGGACGAGTTCATCGGCCAGGAGAAGGTCCGCGAACAGCTCGACCTGGTCCTGCGCGCCGCACGCGCGCGCGGGGCCACCGCCGACCACGTGCTGCTCTCCGGCGCCCCCGGCCTCGGCAAGACCACCCTCTCCATGATCATCGCGGCCGAGATGGGCGCCCCCATCCGCATCACCAGCGGCCCCGCCATCCAGCACGCCGGAGACCTCGCCGCGATCCTCTCCTCCCTCCAGGAGGGCGAGGTCCTCTTCCTCGACGAGATCCACCGCATGTCCCGGCCCGCCGAGGAGATGCTGTACATGGCGATGGAGGACTTCCGCGTCGACGTCATCGTCGGCAAGGGCCCCGGCGCCACCGCCATCCCGCTGGAGCTGCCCCCGTTCACCCTGGTCGGCGCCACCACCCGCGCGGGCCTGCTGCCCCCGCCGCTGCGCGACCGCTTCGGCTTCACCGCCCACATGGAGTTCTACGAGCCCGCGGAGCTGGAGCGCGTCGTCCACCGCTCCGCCGGCCTCCTGGACGTCGAGATCGGCACCGAGGGCGCCGCGGAGATCGCCGGCCGCTCCCGCGGCACGCCCCGCATCGCCAACCGCCTGCTGCGCCGCGTACGCGACTACGCGCAGGTCAGGGCGGACGGGATCATCACCCGGGAGATCGCAGGGGCGGCGCTGAAGGTCTACGAGGTCGACGCGCGCGGACTCGACCGTCTCGACCGCGGAGTCCTGGAAGCCCTGCTCAAGCTCTTCGGCGGCGGTCCTGTCGGATTGTCCACACTTGCTGTCGCTGTGGGGGAGGAGCGTGAGACGGTGGAGGAGGTGGCCGAGCCCTTCCTCGTGAGGGAGGGGCTTCTCGCCCGCACTCCCCGTGGCCGGGTGGCGACACCCGCGGCATGGGCGCATCTCGGCCTCACGCCGCCCCGCCGGTCAACCGGCGGAAACGGACAAGAGGACCTGTTCGGGGCGTGA
- the pdxT gene encoding pyridoxal 5'-phosphate synthase glutaminase subunit PdxT, whose amino-acid sequence MSTPVIGVLALQGDVREHLIALAAADAVARPVRRPEELAEIDGLVIPGGESTTISKLAVLFGVMEPLRARVRSGLPVYGTCAGMIMLADKILDPRSGQETIGGIDMIVRRNAFGRQNESFEAAVDVRGVEGDPVEGVFIRAPWVESVGAEAEVLAEHGGHIVAVRQGNALATSFHPELTGDHRVHGLFVDMVRANRTPASL is encoded by the coding sequence ATGAGCACTCCTGTCATTGGCGTCCTGGCCCTCCAGGGCGACGTACGGGAACACCTCATCGCCCTGGCCGCGGCGGACGCCGTGGCCAGGCCGGTGCGGCGGCCCGAGGAGCTCGCCGAGATCGACGGCCTGGTCATACCCGGCGGCGAGTCCACCACCATCTCGAAGCTGGCGGTCCTCTTCGGAGTGATGGAGCCGCTGCGCGCGCGGGTCCGTTCGGGCCTGCCCGTCTACGGCACCTGCGCCGGCATGATCATGCTCGCCGACAAGATCCTCGACCCGCGCTCGGGCCAGGAGACCATCGGCGGCATCGACATGATCGTGCGCCGCAACGCCTTCGGACGGCAGAACGAGTCCTTCGAGGCGGCGGTCGACGTACGGGGTGTCGAGGGCGATCCTGTAGAGGGCGTCTTCATCCGCGCCCCCTGGGTCGAGTCCGTGGGTGCCGAGGCCGAGGTGCTCGCCGAGCACGGCGGCCACATCGTCGCGGTCCGCCAGGGAAACGCGCTCGCCACGTCGTTCCACCCGGAGCTGACGGGCGACCACCGCGTGCACGGTCTGTTCGTCGACATGGTGCGCGCGAACCGGACACCGGCGTCCTTGTAG
- the ruvA gene encoding Holliday junction branch migration protein RuvA → MIAFVSGPVAALAPDSAVVEVGGIGIAVQCTPGTLAGLRTGQQAKLATSLVVREDSLTLYGFADDDERQVFELLQTASGVGPRLAQAMLAVHSPDALRRAVSTGDEKALVAVPGIGKKGAQKLLLELKDRLGAPLGPGGPAIGTAVTTGWRDQLHAALVGLGYATREADEAVAAVAPQAEAAEGTPQVGQLLRAALQTLNRAR, encoded by the coding sequence ATGATCGCCTTCGTCAGCGGCCCGGTCGCCGCCCTCGCCCCCGACTCCGCGGTCGTCGAGGTCGGCGGCATCGGCATCGCCGTCCAGTGCACCCCGGGCACCCTCGCCGGGCTCCGCACCGGACAGCAGGCCAAGCTCGCCACCTCCCTCGTCGTCCGCGAGGACTCGCTCACCCTCTACGGCTTCGCCGACGACGACGAGCGCCAGGTCTTCGAGCTCCTCCAGACCGCGAGCGGGGTCGGCCCGCGCCTCGCCCAGGCGATGCTCGCCGTGCACAGCCCCGACGCCCTGCGCCGTGCCGTGTCCACCGGTGACGAGAAGGCCCTCGTCGCCGTGCCCGGCATCGGCAAGAAGGGTGCCCAGAAGCTCCTGCTCGAACTCAAGGACCGGCTCGGCGCGCCGCTCGGCCCCGGCGGCCCGGCCATCGGCACGGCGGTCACCACGGGCTGGCGCGACCAGCTGCACGCGGCCCTCGTCGGCCTCGGGTACGCGACCCGGGAGGCCGACGAGGCGGTCGCCGCCGTGGCCCCGCAGGCCGAGGCGGCCGAGGGAACCCCGCAGGTCGGCCAGCTCCTCAGAGCGGCCCTCCAGACCCTGAACCGAGCACGCTGA
- the secD gene encoding protein translocase subunit SecD, whose product MAAPKKGRSASAQSRPGRSLALILIAIAALTGGMFATGHPTPRLGIDLAGGTSITLTAKNEPGQPNAINKTNMDTAVDIMNRRVNGLGVSEAEVQTQGSDNIIVNIPKGTNSEQARKQVGTTAKLYFRPVLATEASGGTAKATPSSSASGSASKDKATSSSSPSPTPSASATTQGRPVSDALKAGSSPSASGTPSSPASPSSSASPSASASVDPATAKLQAQYAALDCSDRAVRATAGSDARPTEPTVACGQSKDSTGQYQKYVLGAAEVSGTDIKKSGAVFDTQTGAGWKVTMEFTSGGSKKFAAITGKLAQNQPPQNQFAIVLDGQVVSDPRVTESLSGTAEISGSFTQTEAQDLANMLNYGALPLSFKESSVTTVTAALGGEQLHAGLIAGAIGLALVVLYLVIYYRGLSVIAIASLGVSAILTYVLMALLGPAIGFALNLPAVCGAIVAIGITADSFIVFFERIRDEIREGRSLRPAVERAWPRARRTILVSDFVSFLAAAVLFIVTVGKVQGFAFTLGLTTVLDVVVVFLFTKPLMTLLARRKFFAEGHKWSGLDPKRLGAKPPLRRTRRASAPVDTKEA is encoded by the coding sequence GTGGCAGCACCGAAGAAGGGCCGGAGCGCGAGCGCCCAGAGCAGGCCGGGGCGCTCGCTGGCCCTGATCCTGATCGCCATCGCGGCGCTCACCGGAGGCATGTTCGCGACCGGGCACCCCACGCCGCGTCTCGGCATCGACCTCGCCGGCGGCACGAGCATCACGCTCACGGCGAAGAACGAGCCGGGCCAGCCCAACGCGATCAACAAGACCAACATGGACACCGCGGTCGACATCATGAACCGCCGTGTCAACGGTCTCGGTGTCTCCGAGGCCGAGGTTCAGACCCAGGGATCCGACAACATCATTGTCAACATCCCCAAGGGCACGAACTCGGAGCAGGCCCGCAAGCAGGTCGGCACCACCGCCAAGCTCTACTTCCGCCCCGTGCTGGCCACCGAGGCCTCCGGCGGCACCGCGAAGGCCACGCCGTCGTCGAGCGCCTCCGGAAGCGCGTCCAAGGACAAGGCGACCTCGTCCTCCTCGCCGTCCCCGACGCCGTCGGCCTCCGCCACCACCCAGGGCCGCCCGGTCAGTGACGCCCTGAAGGCGGGCTCCTCGCCCTCCGCGAGCGGCACCCCCAGCTCCCCGGCCTCGCCCTCCTCCAGCGCCTCGCCGTCCGCGAGCGCCAGCGTGGACCCCGCGACCGCCAAGCTCCAGGCCCAGTACGCCGCGCTCGACTGCTCCGACAGGGCGGTCCGTGCCACGGCCGGTTCCGACGCCAGGCCGACCGAGCCCACCGTCGCCTGCGGCCAGTCCAAGGACTCCACGGGCCAGTACCAGAAGTACGTGCTCGGCGCGGCCGAGGTGTCCGGTACGGACATCAAGAAGTCCGGCGCGGTCTTCGACACGCAGACCGGCGCGGGCTGGAAGGTCACCATGGAGTTCACCTCCGGTGGCTCCAAGAAGTTCGCGGCCATCACCGGCAAGCTCGCCCAGAACCAGCCGCCGCAGAACCAGTTCGCGATCGTCCTCGACGGTCAGGTCGTCTCCGACCCGCGCGTGACGGAGTCGCTGAGCGGCACCGCCGAGATCTCCGGCAGCTTCACCCAGACCGAGGCGCAGGACCTGGCCAACATGCTGAACTACGGCGCGCTGCCGCTCAGCTTCAAGGAGTCCAGCGTCACCACGGTGACCGCGGCCCTCGGTGGCGAGCAGCTGCACGCCGGCCTGATCGCGGGCGCCATCGGCCTCGCGCTGGTCGTCCTCTACCTGGTGATCTACTACCGGGGCCTGTCGGTCATCGCCATCGCCTCCCTCGGCGTCTCGGCGATCCTCACCTACGTGCTCATGGCGCTGCTCGGCCCGGCCATCGGCTTCGCGCTGAACCTGCCGGCCGTCTGCGGCGCGATCGTCGCCATCGGTATCACCGCGGACTCGTTCATCGTCTTCTTCGAACGCATCCGTGACGAGATCCGTGAGGGCCGCAGCCTGCGACCCGCCGTCGAGCGTGCCTGGCCGCGCGCCCGGCGCACGATCCTGGTCTCCGACTTCGTGTCGTTCCTCGCCGCCGCGGTGCTCTTCATCGTCACCGTCGGCAAGGTCCAGGGCTTCGCGTTCACCCTCGGTCTGACCACCGTGCTCGACGTCGTCGTCGTGTTCCTCTTCACCAAGCCGCTGATGACCCTCCTCGCCCGCAGGAAGTTCTTCGCCGAGGGACACAAGTGGTCCGGCCTCGACCCGAAGCGACTGGGCGCCAAGCCGCCGCTGCGCCGCACCCGTCGCGCGTCCGCCCCCGTCGACACGAAGGAGGCGTGA
- the yajC gene encoding preprotein translocase subunit YajC, with protein sequence MSPVTLLPFIVLIGAMFLMTRSAKKKQQQAASMRNELQPGSGVRTIGGMYATVKEVNEDTVLLDAAPGVDLLFAKNAIGAVLTDDEYNRIVHGIEHDLKADGSVVPDDASSLTETDEPAADASSDASDDKPLDLGKKDAADKPADEVVEAKADEADVDEAEPKKTDGGAEAK encoded by the coding sequence GTGAGTCCAGTGACCCTCCTCCCGTTCATCGTGCTCATCGGGGCCATGTTCCTGATGACCCGGTCGGCCAAGAAGAAGCAGCAGCAGGCCGCTTCCATGCGCAATGAGTTGCAGCCCGGCTCCGGCGTGCGCACGATCGGCGGTATGTACGCCACCGTCAAGGAGGTCAACGAGGACACGGTCCTCCTCGACGCCGCTCCCGGTGTCGACCTGCTCTTCGCGAAGAACGCGATCGGCGCCGTCCTGACGGACGACGAGTACAACCGCATCGTCCACGGCATCGAGCACGACCTGAAGGCCGACGGCTCGGTCGTGCCGGACGACGCCTCCTCCCTCACCGAGACCGACGAGCCCGCCGCCGACGCCTCTTCCGACGCCTCCGACGACAAGCCCCTCGACCTCGGCAAGAAGGACGCGGCGGACAAGCCGGCCGACGAGGTCGTCGAGGCGAAGGCCGACGAGGCCGACGTCGACGAGGCGGAGCCGAAGAAGACCGACGGCGGGGCCGAAGCGAAGTAG
- a CDS encoding adenine phosphoribosyltransferase: MTGIEELLTSRIRDVADYPEPGVMFKDITPLLADPAAFGALTGALAGIAVANGATKIVGLEARGFILGAPVAVHAGIGFIPVRKAGKLPGATLSQAYDLEYGSAEIEVHAEDLSAADRVLVVDDVLATGGTAEASLQLIRRAGAEVAGVAVLMELGFLGGRGRLEPALAGAPLEALLTV; the protein is encoded by the coding sequence ATGACCGGCATCGAGGAGCTGCTGACCAGCCGCATCCGTGACGTGGCCGACTACCCGGAGCCGGGCGTGATGTTCAAGGACATCACCCCGCTCCTGGCCGACCCGGCCGCGTTCGGCGCCCTGACCGGCGCCCTCGCGGGCATCGCCGTGGCCAACGGAGCCACCAAGATCGTCGGCCTGGAGGCCCGCGGCTTCATCCTCGGAGCCCCGGTCGCCGTCCACGCCGGGATCGGCTTCATCCCCGTGCGCAAGGCGGGCAAGCTCCCCGGAGCGACCCTGTCGCAGGCGTACGACCTGGAGTACGGCTCCGCCGAGATCGAGGTGCACGCCGAGGACCTGAGCGCGGCCGACCGCGTCCTGGTCGTCGACGACGTCCTCGCCACCGGCGGCACCGCCGAGGCCTCGCTCCAGCTCATCCGCAGGGCGGGCGCCGAGGTCGCGGGCGTCGCCGTGCTGATGGAGCTCGGCTTCCTGGGCGGCCGCGGCCGTCTGGAGCCGGCGCTGGCGGGGGCTCCCCTGGAGGCGCTCCTGACGGTCTGA
- a CDS encoding RelA/SpoT family protein, protein MERTASTQPEPASGAAEKPARKAASGPVEHAQAAPDGTAAEGSRPKPAPPERPAHTPPVRPAASQPTRSGGSSNRVRARLARLGVQRSNPYNPVLEPLLRIVRSNDPKIETSTLRQIEKAYQVAERWHRGQKRKSGDPYITHPLAVTTILAELGMDPATLMAGLLHDTVEDTEYGLDQLRRDFGDSVALLVDGVTKLDKVKFGEAAQAETVRKMVVAMAKDPRVLVIKLADRLHNMRTMRYLKREKQEKKARETLEIYAPLAHRLGMNTIKWELEDLAFAILYPKMYDEIVRLVAERAPKRDEYLAIVTDEVQSDLRAARIKATVTGRPKHYYSVYQKMIVRGRDFAEIYDLVGIRVLVDTVRDCYAALGTVHARWNPVPGRFKDYIAMPKFNMYQSLHTTVIGPNGKPVELQIRTFDMHRRAEYGIAAHWKYKQETVAGSSKIRTDVPRAAKGSAGQDTVNDMAWLRQLLDWQKETEDPSEFLESLRFDLSRNEVFVFTPKGDVIALPAGATPVDFAYAVHTEVGHRTIGARVNGRLVPLESTLDNGDLVEVFTSKAAGAGPSRDWLGFVKSPRARNKIRAWFSKERRDEAIEHGKDAIARAMRKQNLPIQRILTGDSLVTLAHEMRYPDISSLYAAIGEGHVTAQSVVQKLVQALGGEEAATEEIDESVPPARGRGRKRRSNNDPGVVVKGVDDVWVKLARCCTPVPGDPIIGFVTRGSGVSVHRSDCVNVDSLSREPERILEVEWAPTQSSVFLVAIQVEALDRSRLLSDVTRVLSDQHVNILSAAVQTSRDRVATSRFTFEMGDPKHLGHVLKAVRGVEGVYDVYRVTSARRPSEA, encoded by the coding sequence CTGGAGCGAACCGCCTCCACCCAGCCCGAGCCCGCCTCGGGTGCCGCGGAGAAGCCCGCACGGAAGGCAGCGAGCGGGCCGGTCGAGCACGCCCAGGCCGCGCCCGACGGCACGGCTGCCGAGGGATCGCGTCCCAAGCCGGCCCCGCCCGAGCGCCCCGCGCACACCCCACCGGTCCGCCCCGCGGCCTCCCAGCCCACACGCTCCGGCGGCTCCTCGAACCGCGTCCGGGCCCGCCTGGCCCGTCTCGGCGTCCAGCGCTCGAACCCGTACAACCCGGTCCTGGAGCCCCTGCTGCGGATAGTGCGCAGCAACGACCCCAAGATCGAGACGTCGACGCTCCGGCAGATCGAGAAGGCCTACCAGGTCGCCGAGCGCTGGCACCGCGGCCAGAAGCGCAAGAGCGGCGACCCGTACATCACGCACCCGCTCGCCGTCACCACCATCCTCGCCGAGCTGGGCATGGACCCGGCGACGCTCATGGCCGGTCTGCTGCACGACACGGTCGAGGACACCGAGTACGGCCTCGACCAGCTGCGCCGTGACTTCGGCGACTCCGTCGCCCTGCTGGTCGACGGCGTCACCAAGCTGGACAAGGTCAAGTTCGGCGAGGCCGCCCAGGCCGAGACCGTGCGCAAGATGGTCGTCGCGATGGCCAAGGACCCCCGCGTCCTGGTCATCAAGCTCGCCGACCGCCTGCACAACATGCGCACCATGCGCTATCTCAAGCGCGAGAAGCAGGAGAAGAAGGCGCGCGAGACCCTGGAGATCTACGCGCCGCTCGCCCACCGCCTGGGCATGAACACCATCAAGTGGGAGCTGGAGGACCTCGCCTTCGCGATCCTCTACCCCAAGATGTACGACGAGATCGTGCGCCTGGTCGCCGAGCGCGCCCCCAAGCGCGACGAGTACCTCGCCATAGTGACCGACGAGGTCCAGTCCGACCTGCGCGCGGCCCGCATCAAGGCGACCGTCACCGGCCGCCCGAAGCACTACTACAGCGTCTACCAGAAGATGATCGTCCGCGGCCGTGACTTCGCGGAGATCTACGACCTGGTGGGCATCCGCGTCCTCGTGGACACCGTCCGCGACTGCTACGCGGCGCTCGGCACCGTGCACGCGCGATGGAACCCGGTCCCCGGCCGGTTCAAGGACTACATCGCGATGCCGAAGTTCAACATGTACCAGTCGCTGCACACGACGGTCATCGGCCCCAACGGCAAGCCCGTCGAACTCCAGATCCGTACGTTCGACATGCACCGCCGCGCCGAGTACGGCATCGCCGCGCACTGGAAGTACAAGCAGGAGACCGTCGCCGGCTCCTCCAAGATCCGCACCGACGTGCCCCGGGCGGCCAAGGGCAGCGCGGGCCAGGACACCGTCAACGACATGGCGTGGCTGCGGCAGCTCCTGGACTGGCAGAAGGAGACCGAGGACCCCAGCGAGTTCCTGGAGTCCCTGCGCTTCGACCTCTCGCGCAACGAGGTCTTCGTCTTCACGCCCAAGGGTGACGTCATAGCGCTGCCGGCCGGTGCGACACCGGTGGACTTCGCCTACGCGGTCCACACGGAGGTCGGCCACCGGACGATAGGAGCACGGGTCAACGGACGCCTGGTGCCGCTGGAGTCCACCCTGGACAACGGCGACCTGGTCGAGGTCTTCACCTCCAAGGCGGCCGGCGCGGGCCCCTCCCGCGACTGGCTCGGCTTCGTGAAGTCGCCGCGCGCCCGCAACAAGATCCGCGCCTGGTTCTCCAAGGAACGCCGCGACGAGGCGATCGAGCACGGCAAGGACGCCATCGCGCGCGCGATGCGCAAGCAGAACCTGCCGATCCAGCGGATCCTCACCGGGGACTCGCTCGTCACCCTCGCGCACGAGATGCGCTACCCCGACATCTCGTCCCTGTACGCGGCGATCGGCGAGGGCCACGTCACCGCCCAGAGCGTCGTGCAGAAGCTCGTGCAGGCGCTCGGCGGCGAGGAGGCGGCCACCGAGGAGATCGACGAGTCCGTACCCCCGGCGCGGGGCCGCGGCCGCAAGCGGCGCAGCAACAACGACCCCGGTGTGGTCGTCAAGGGCGTCGACGACGTGTGGGTCAAGCTCGCCCGCTGCTGCACGCCGGTGCCGGGCGACCCGATCATCGGATTCGTCACCCGCGGCAGCGGCGTCTCGGTCCACCGCAGCGACTGCGTCAACGTCGACTCGCTCTCGCGCGAGCCCGAACGCATCCTCGAGGTCGAGTGGGCCCCCACCCAGTCCTCGGTCTTCCTGGTCGCCATACAGGTCGAGGCGCTCGACCGGTCACGGCTGCTGTCGGACGTCACCCGTGTCCTGTCCGACCAGCACGTGAACATCCTGTCCGCGGCCGTCCAGACCTCCCGGGACCGGGTCGCCACCTCCCGGTTCACCTTCGAGATGGGCGACCCCAAGCACCTGGGACACGTCCTGAAGGCCGTCCGGGGCGTCGAGGGCGTCTACGACGTGTACCGCGTGACCTCGGCCCGCAGACCCTCCGAGGCCTGA
- the secF gene encoding protein translocase subunit SecF: MSKLGTLGARLHRGEIGYDFVGKRKIWYGISILITITAILGLTVRGLNMGIEFQGGAVFTTGKSSVSVSQAETYAHEASGHEAVVQKLGNGSLRIQIAGIDTDKSDAIKTKLATDLNVKADDINADLVGPSWGDQIANKAWEGLAIFMVLVVIYLAIAFEWRMAIAALVALIHDITITVGIYALVGFEVTPGTVIGLLTILGYSLYDTVVVFDSLKEQTKDITKQTRWTYSDVADRSINSTLVRSINTTVVALLPVAGLLFIGGGVLGAGVLNDISLSLFVGLAAGAYSSIFIATPLVADLKEREPQMKALRKRVLAKRAQAAATGESLEPRAAEPSYEDDEDDVTPAVVGPRNQPASRARGRGRPSGKRR, from the coding sequence ATGTCGAAACTCGGCACCCTCGGCGCCCGGCTCCACCGCGGCGAGATCGGCTACGACTTCGTCGGCAAGCGCAAGATCTGGTACGGCATCTCGATCCTGATCACCATCACGGCCATCCTCGGCCTGACGGTGCGGGGCCTGAACATGGGCATCGAGTTCCAGGGCGGCGCCGTCTTCACCACCGGCAAGTCCAGCGTCTCGGTGAGCCAGGCGGAGACGTACGCGCACGAGGCCTCCGGCCACGAAGCGGTCGTCCAGAAGCTCGGCAACGGCAGCCTGCGCATCCAGATCGCCGGCATCGACACCGACAAGTCCGACGCGATCAAGACCAAGCTCGCCACGGACCTGAACGTGAAGGCCGACGACATCAACGCCGACCTGGTCGGCCCCAGCTGGGGTGACCAGATCGCCAACAAGGCCTGGGAGGGCCTGGCGATCTTCATGGTCCTGGTCGTGATCTACCTGGCCATCGCCTTCGAATGGCGCATGGCCATCGCGGCCCTGGTCGCGCTGATCCACGACATCACCATCACGGTCGGCATCTACGCCCTGGTCGGCTTCGAGGTCACCCCGGGCACCGTGATCGGTCTGCTCACGATCCTCGGTTACTCGCTCTACGACACGGTCGTCGTCTTCGACAGCCTCAAGGAGCAGACGAAGGACATCACGAAGCAGACCCGCTGGACCTACAGCGACGTCGCCGACCGCTCGATCAACAGCACCCTGGTGCGTTCCATCAACACCACGGTGGTCGCGCTGCTGCCGGTCGCCGGCCTGCTGTTCATCGGTGGTGGCGTGCTCGGCGCCGGTGTGCTCAACGACATCTCGCTGTCGCTGTTCGTCGGCCTCGCGGCCGGCGCGTACTCCTCGATCTTCATCGCCACGCCGCTCGTCGCCGACCTCAAGGAGCGCGAGCCGCAGATGAAGGCCCTGCGCAAGCGGGTCCTCGCCAAGCGTGCCCAGGCGGCCGCCACGGGCGAGTCCCTGGAGCCGCGCGCCGCCGAGCCGTCGTACGAGGACGACGAGGACGACGTCACCCCGGCGGTCGTCGGTCCCCGCAACCAGCCCGCGTCCCGCGCCCGCGGCCGCGGCCGTCCCTCGGGGAAGCGCCGATGA